Genomic segment of Arachis stenosperma cultivar V10309 chromosome 4, arast.V10309.gnm1.PFL2, whole genome shotgun sequence:
GACTTCCTTCTCCGACACCGGAAAGCCTCTAGAGAATGTCAAGAACATTGTTCTATCCTCTTTGCAAACATCATCGGAGGGCCTCTTCCCATTCCATATATTATTCTCATGAAGCAAACCGAGATTTGAAGATGATGCCTCTACTAATTGCGGCGGTGGTGTCATCATCATGCCAATAATGTCGCCAAAGAAAGTGTGGCGAAAACCCGGGGAAGTAGACAAATTAGTGAAATTACTATTATGCATTTTCTTCGATGACGTGATAACAAGAACGTTGCCATTTTTGTGatgattattatttttatttcttttttggAGAATATTTTTATTACCATGCAAGATGTCTAAGAAGATTCTACTGCATATGTTTTTAAGAACGCTTTTGATTCCGGCAAGTGCAGTGTACCTTCTCTCATGGAAGATTCTAATTGAGATGTCTCTTTGGATTAACTTTTTCGTTAAGAATAAGCCTCCGCCACCGCCACCGCCACTGCTGAGGTTTTCTGTCTCGAGGAATACGAGGCATGCGGCGGCCTCGTCGACCACGGCGGCCACGAGGGAAGGCTGGTTTTGTAGTTGCATGATAGTGTGAATGAGGTTAGGGTAGCCAATGTGTTCTAGCCATAGCCACAGGGCCATGACAAGAAGGGATTGCGTGATGTCACGGCGGAGTTTGAAGATGAGGAAGCGGAAGAGGCTGCGGTCGGTTTTGTGAAAGTGGTGGAGCTCTTCGGTGGTGAGTGGAGACATGGTGGTAGCCATTTTAGTATAAGTTTGAGTGTGTAGTAACGGTGGTGCATGAAAGGAAAGAAGAATGAGTTGGGTGAAGCTAATTAAATAGGTCAAATTAAATGTTCTTTCAAATAAAAACAAATGATGCCTATATTTATGATTACATTATTACTAGTAGACCACTTTTTTTAATGttattgttttaaaatattaatggtAATTAATGAGTGGAAATTAGTTAAAATGTATAataactttttaatattttaattaacaatcatattatatttataaaaataataaacactaaatatctaaattaattattaaaatatattttaaaatataaaatatattttaaaaataaattaaataacatatatatatttatatttaaatatatatttttatatataaaatat
This window contains:
- the LOC130974907 gene encoding uncharacterized protein LOC130974907, which produces MATTMSPLTTEELHHFHKTDRSLFRFLIFKLRRDITQSLLVMALWLWLEHIGYPNLIHTIMQLQNQPSLVAAVVDEAAACLVFLETENLSSGGGGGGGLFLTKKLIQRDISIRIFHERRYTALAGIKSVLKNICSRIFLDILHGNKNILQKRNKNNNHHKNGNVLVITSSKKMHNSNFTNLSTSPGFRHTFFGDIIGMMMTPPPQLVEASSSNLGLLHENNIWNGKRPSDDVCKEDRTMFLTFSRGFPVSEKEVRELFGDECVESVTMGGGGGNDGRQKLYAVMVLKKVAMVDRILNGKRIAKHHINGKHIWTRKFEFHSYC